acactttcctcttttatggcattttttctttaaaggaagtctatttgTAGcttaaatccagttaaggcgtaaAGTATCAGCCCCGTTTAAGCgttttctgcacaggctaatctgtgacgacactttaccacATGCACAAACCCCAGGGATTTAAAAATACTAAGTCGTGTTTTTATGCATATCGATATACCAAGAGTTTGGTTAACTAATGCTAGATTATATATTCTTTATATTAAATCGATAAAAAACCTATTAACACTTCCTTGATGTGTCTGAATTTGTATGCGGAATCTAATATTCTCATGTTTCCTCTGCACTAAATATGACAAGGATTTTATTTAAATCTCAATATCTGTGCAGTATGAAATTAATGTAAGTAGTATTCGTTTCCAGTGATGTTGATATATACACTGTTTGTGACCCTATCACCGGTTCTTAGCTTATACTAGAAAAGTGCTGACTTATGCTagattaaagaaataaatattgccactatatttattgtaaatcatTGGATGTAAGTTGATACAGTTATTAATTTAGAAATGTTTAAATATGAATTTAGCTTTAACTTCTATATACAAATTTTCtcacgaatttttttttttaaacgaatcgCTTTGCGACAATGCCTCACCATTTTTCATAGCTGACGTCATCTGATCGACATATATGCTTTAAACTGGTTTGAGAACGTGGCAGGGAATGtgaatttgagccttgttctgggaatatTGGatcaaatgcatgtgcgtaaaatgtcatctcatattagcttgtgcagtccacacaggctatcagggggacactttccgccttaaactggatttttcgtttagaagagactttcttgatacgaaaaattccatagaaacggaaagtgtcctccctaattagcctgtgcagactgcacaagcttatctgggatgacacttcacgcatatgcattaagcccagttttacagAAAGAGGCTCATGAAGTGACAACTGCTTGCGATAAATGGTGCCCCAATATCTAAGGATAAAAAATGCCTTAAATGTTGGATTTTTTTGTTACctaatatattgtgtttttaaatactCAAGATGGCAATCAAATAAGATGCTAGCAATGTGTAGACATAAGTTATAGTTTTCAACACTATGCATATCACTTGATACAATTCAACTTTGTACTTACAGCAAACAACACCTATTTTCTTGTGATTTGTATTTATTGACGAAATGATGATAGCAATAATGCTTTCatagaattaaaacaaaattactaAGCATTTTATAATTGTTGTTGCAACTATACGGATTCAAAAcggatataataataattaatacaactCACAAATAAAGTTAGAACCAGTAGTTGGCGTGCGCTATCTATTGAAACGTAATGACAACGTATTAGTGGGCGTAGACAATCTAAATTGGAaccattaataaaaacaatagttACTTCTCTTAGTCACTGTATTTTAGTTTGGTTATTGATATGTAAACGTAATGTTCGATAAATTTGATTTGCAAAGCATGGATAACGTTGGCGATGACGACTACATAATAGAGGGAAACGGTGGTGGTGGTTTGGGAGCCGGACGTGGCAGAAGAGGCAGGAGCTATTGCAGAAACGACCAGGACGGGAGCGGGCCAGGCAGGATTTTGGTTAAAAGTCAGAAGAGCGATAAAGATTACCAGGCAAAAGAAAGGCTACCATCCAGACAGGTGGTTGCCAGGTAGGAGGGCGGTTTACCTGTAGACGGGCGGTTGCAAGGCACATGGATGTTTTCCAGAAAAACTGGCGGTTGCCAGGCATATAATTTGTTACCAGACAGACAGGCGGTTGCCAGGCATGAGATTGGTTGCCAGACAGACGGATGTTTACTTAACACGTACTTAATTGGTGGTCAACGGCAGTTGGACCAGAATTACCAGACATAAGTGGTTATCAGGAAAATGGGTGGTTTCCCTTAGGCGCTAGGTTGTCAATTTGCGGTTGCGATTAGAAGGGCAGTTACCATACCGGTGGATGGTGATCAGAAGGGAGGGCGGTTAACATGAAGAAAGGCGGCCATATGGCAGGCGGGAAGGCTGAGGCAGAATTGCGTTGCTCAATTATCAGGAAGTTGTGCTTATAACCAGCAAAAGAGCAGGTATCAAACAGGTTGAAGGTTACAATGCAGACAGGCGGTCATtaggtatatttattttttatcataataaaaaacCCAGTTGCATCAATATTATCATCACATACCTCATCACCATTACCTGCAGCAGcttcaacaacagcaacaccgtCACTGTTGCCGTATTCGTTATTGTTGCAATATCATTTGCACAAACTTATTCATCTTTTACCATCAGTATTTTTCTGTTCTTCATAGTATCATCCATGTCAAAATAACCATCGTCagatacaacaacaacatcatttaaAACAACTGAAATTATTGTATTTGCATCAGAcattacaaacaaaattaaacacaaataataggTTTTCAATTTACACAATCAACATTTAAAGATTATTTAATGTCACATCATACCACTTTACTAGGTCAAGGTTGGATCTTAAGAACAGTTAATCTTAAGTCGAATTGATATGCGACTGAGGCCGTCCCTATTTGTACTGTAAAAGTCTGCACAAAATTGTTCATCAACGATCTCATCACCatgatcaccatcatcaacaaCCATCATCAACAACACTGTCACGTTCAGACCATTCAGAGGTGGAAGTTGTCCAGTCATATATTCGAAATCGTTTCACATCAACATGCTGCATATCTTCGAGTTCTTGTTGGATGGGGATGTATTCCTCTGGTGGAATGATATGCATTATGCCTGTGTCCATGTAATAACCACAACATAATTCGAATCTACACTCAAGTGAGTGAGTCCATGCAGACAGCTTGTTCACCAGCTGGCGAAGTTCTGATGGATTCAATGTATCAAAACAGACAGTAACATGATCCAATGACAGAGGAAGCAGTAGGTCGATACATGCAGATAAATGCATtctaagcgtttccagctgtgaGAGTTGTGCTAGTGACCGCGACAATGACGATACATGATAAGCTTTCAACTTCCGAAAATAATTACTCCCATTCGAAAGACTCAGATTCGTTACACTCAGACCGAGCAGTGTCTCCCATAGACCAGGACAATCTTGTGCGACATCGAATTGacatgtattgtttaaatcaGTTGTTTTACATACGTTTATACATGACTCGCCGTATTCATTCCATACATGCGATACAAAAATGTATGTCACAGTCCTCCAGCTCATATACATGCTTTAAACTAGGCTTTACATGATCGAGTGAAGTTATGTCACAGGCCTCCAGAGAACACTTCACCCTATGATCAAGTGTAAACAGTGTGGTGATCAGACTGCTTAGCCAGGCTGAGGAACACGTTACACCAGACAGTACATTGAATGTACACGTATTGTTTAAATCCGTTGTTATTCTTGCGTCTGTACAAGTTGACTTGCTGACTTTGAGTGAAGTtaatctaaaaatagattaaattcGACACaatttatcagacttttttaaaaattgaaaacctggttttgtgacaattttgttgtATGCATGGGCCCTATGGTAGAGATTTTGTGTGCATCAAGTTTCCATTGGTAGGGATTTATTTGGTGCAAATAAGAGCTATCAAGCCATGCTTGGTTGTAAATGAGGGCCCTCAGGGAGGGATATGGTGTTAATTAGGCCCTATTGGAGTGCCTAGTGGCCAAGATTAGGTATACATGAGGACCCAGAGGCCAGGATTTGGTACACATCATGACATGAGGGCCTAGTGGCTGAGATTTGGTATACACCAGGGCTTAGAGGCTGAAATTTGGAACACTTAAGGAGCTAGAAGCTGAAATTTTGTGTATATGAGAGGCCAGTGGCCGAGACTGTGTATACAAGTACACCTGGGCCTAGAGGCAGGGATCTCGTGCAAATTAGCCAGAGAAGCCGAAATTGTGTACGTTTTAGGGCCAAGGGGAAGAGATTTGGTCTCCATAAGGACTCAGTGGCACGGATGTGATATGCATCAGTGCTGAGTGGCAGAGATTTTATATAAATGAAGGCCCAGTGCAAGAGATATGATCCACATGTATACAGTCAGGCataacattttgtcaatgtttATGATGCAATTGTATAATTATCTAGTTCTCTTGAACACTTATAAGTGTTCAGAATTACTGAATTCAAAATTAATACCGTAATACCCAAATTAATGGtgattttgttgttaaataattcttttaattaaacaGTTTATCCTAAGTTTTATGTTCTATCCAACTATTCGTTACTTAAAGtgtgttgaactttttttttagaaaacagaTCAACCCACCACTCTCCGCACCCCACTGCGCGAGTTGATTGGACATCACAGTGTGGTGATTGCTGCTGATTGGTTGAAAGGCCATCTTTTCTAACGCAGAAAATGGGGCAAACTTGACTGTTCTGAAAGGTAAATCCAGACTGGACGTACACTTTTTAGTCTTCAAAAATACTCATTATCAGAGGCTTTTTATCAAATGTAatctctttaaatgtattttcgaacaaaacttcaatatttgaagtatatatacatatatacatgtaatatataatcTAACCTTAAACCTATACTATGAAGGAAAACAatgcatttaagaaaaaaatagatTAATACAAAGATTTGTCATCATAGGTTTTGAAAATCAGGACCATGTATGCCCTCTTTCTTTTAATACGTCATTTATTTGGAGTTCAATTCCATACAGGCCACGACCAGGAACTTACAGACCTAAGGGCCCACCCCTGTCAAGACCTTGTGGTGACCTCATCCAAGGACACAACCTTCAGACTGTGGGACGTCAGGGACCCTAACATGCCTGCCACAGTGTTCCAGGGCCACAATCAGTAGGGACTACTATATTTGAAcctcgctctatgaaaacaaggcttaatatgGGCTGATAATTGATAGGCTATGTTTTAGCTTTGCTCTATGAAAACAAGGCTAAATATGGGCTGATATTTTATAGGCTATATTTGAGTCTTGCTCTATGAAAACAAGGCTAAATATGGGCTGatatttgataggctatatttgagcctcgctctatgaaaacaagATGAAATATAGACTGATAATTGATAGGCCTTATTATCATATAATGATACCTGtgaaaatatgtacattttttaaacCTCCTGGTACGGGTGGCATAAAGCAGATGCACCGTCCGTCCGCCGGCATTCCATTTTTTGGATGATTTTTATGTAACCCTGACAGATATTGAACTGATTTTGGTATGTGTGTCTaattacagatgaagtgtgagtttcgttccggttcATGCATTTCTGGcgtagttatgggccttggactgaTGAATTTTCGCTATAATAACTGTATTTCGaagaaatgtacatttttagAATAAATTTTTATCAACAACATTTGATTTGCTATTCTTGACCAGTAACAGCAACATTTGATTTGTTATTCTAGACCAGTATCAACAACATTTGGTATGTTATTCTAGACCAGTAACAACACCATTTGGTATGTTATTCTAGACCAGTATCAACACCATTTGGTATGTTATTCTAGACCAGTTACAACGGCAGCCTTTGCTGGTAATGAGAAGGTGGTTTCGGGCAGCGATGATCGTACAGTGAAAGTCTGGGATCTGAAGAACATGCGGTCACCCAAAGCCACCATCCGTACTGACTCATCTGTGAACAGGTTAGCGTCAATTGAGCCTCTTTCCACGATAGTTGGTCTTAATTTATGTGCATGCAGTGTCGTTCTAGAGTAgcctttacagtctgcacaggcaaataaggGACGGCACTCTTGGCTATTCTCGTatgatttgttttaagaaagtatcttcttagcaaacatccagtttaggcggaaagtgtcgtcacagattaccCTGTGTGGTATACACAGgcttgggacaacactttatgcaattGGATatatcccagttttctcagaacgagccTTGATTGACCACTTGCTTCTTTTCAGTATATGGATCTAATCGCGCAATTACtggaaaacaaaagaaatttTCAGAAtagaattttcgtggattttttGCGAGTCGTGTCAAAACCACAAACTCAAATGTCCGAAAAATGGCCATACGTAAATACCACATTGAAAACAAATCTTCAGTATTGGCTGGCATTTGAGTGAATGGTAAATAACAGAATATGCATGCTTAGTCCAACAAGTTTACTTTATGTAATGAAAAGACAACCCTTAATAATGTGAAAAAAGTTGACAACACAAATTATGACTGAGATTTTGTAGAAGAtataaataaatgctttaaagtTAATGTTAAAAAGCGCTTGGTGAGAATGGAATATATACTTAACTGTGCGCTGTGTATGAACCTAGAGGACTTCCTTGATTTGCTCCAGAGGCATTAAACGGCATCCTGTGTGCAGACAATTCATTATTTATGATCACCATATCTGATTCCGGTATATGGCACATATGATTGCGGTGGTTTGTATTTTAATCAGTAAGATATCCATAAGAAACTATGtcagcaaaattaaaaaataaataagtgaaaaaaaatcaacaaaccaTTACATATATGTGTCAATGGGTTTACTACCTTTATTACTTTAAAGAATGATGATTTCTcactaatatttattttaacattaatgattttacagtaataaCAGTCAAAATGATGGCAGTGCATTTAAGTTACATACAGTTAAAGTCATTGAAAAATGCACATTATTGCCctgcaaattatttttaaaaaacttgttgatTTTGGCGGGCTATAAATAGTGTATCCCCCTTACTCTTAAGAACAGAATGGATAATGTTAAACACAaaatcagtatttaaaaaaaacagatttGAAGTAAAGGCTGTACAGAGTTTTGTCGGAACATTTCAGATTGTGTGTTTCGCAGTCACAGAACATGATAGCCATCCCACACGATAACAGACACATACGACTTTTTGACATCAATGGAAACAGAATTGGAAGACTACCGCGCAGCAGCAGAACTGTAAGTCGTGACTGGGATAGAGAATGGATTCTTACATGTAACTGGTGGAAAAATGATaatcgtcaccatcatcatcatcataatcatcaccaccaccatcaccaacaTCAACCCCACACTATTGTCGTCgttgtcgtcatcatcatcatcatcatcatcatcatcagtactataatgtcatgtcaaacaaaatgtatgtgaTCATTTAGATATTAATTTTAAAGTCACGCCCAGCTAAGATATTTAAAGGCGTATAACATGGATATCAGGTATAATTactcacggactctagattacaatatcaatatacactccgtgaattactcaataattattattttaccaatttGATGCACGTTTATTGTTACTATTTTGGTTTGTtgaatactgtaaacgtatagaaattagtcggtatgaaatttcgtggtgtAATAAAATACAACTAAtttgttgacacgtaatttcgtggatttcaaataaaaaacaactaatttgttgatatgtaatttcgtggatttcaaattttcggggaagaccgaccgtcataataattaaacttttattaaaaaccCAGAGTTATAACGAAGCAttatctgctaatctgtgttgacagcaagacttgaggttaatgtgcactgaagcatgaaagtgttgccgataattgtcgataagagcgataaagtggTACACTTGTTCgtcccgctcgctaattgccatcaatgctgttttgacaatatttgtaattctcagcgcaatcggtcccaaagtagtaacaattgagtaataaggtccccaacaTAAAACCGTTATCTCTCtcgtctcttttaactttaattggcactaatttaCATACGTGATAAATCTGAAAACTgcgtaaaaaatgatattttatattaacacactacttgttattcatactaagtaatcattaACATCGTAGTGCTTATCATACTAATTAATCATAAACatcttagtttaaacatatataatttacgcCAAATGAGTGgaaaataacaacaccatttttatttcagaaatattttaattagtcaagatatGGTGTAATGTGAcgtactgaagtgaagtaactataacaaaaaacaaatatctcggattaccgacaacaaaagacaatgtcggaaatgacatacGGAAATAACCTATTTCggattaaaatgtataaataatcgctggtacttgaattcgtggttcagcagaccaacgaaatccacgaaaattcgtaccacacgaaatttaatgattttatagtTTTTGGGTAGTGAGGCTTTAGAAATAGGATATCAGCAAATAACTACCTTTGAATTCTCATAAAAGCCATGGCTCTTTTGTAGGGCCACTCAAAAATGGTGTGCAGTGTAGCCTGGGCCGAGGACAACCCGGTGTGTAACCTTTTCTCATGCGGTTTCGACAGACAGGTCCTAGGTTGGAGCATCAATGTCCAGATCAAGGAATGAAAAGAGTCAGTCATGGATCGTTCTGAATAAACATTAGCCTAGTtcatggaaaactgggcttaatgcatgggacagcactctccgcctaaactggatttttgctaaagagatgctttcttcaaacgaaaaaatacaaacaagtggaaagtgttgtctctgataagcctgtgcagatttctCAGGCTAATctgtagagctgtaacgattcagatcgatgcatcgaaaaaccgatTCAAGGCCGCcaattcgatttcgataccaatacagCCAATTTCtgttcgattcactgcaatcccgattgatccgcattttaaaccttacctTCCAAATCCGTCATCTCaacgttcttgtcatttgtaatacatcttgtgattggtcaatagccaatatgtcatccaatgaatgaatgaataacatgctgagcattacatcaaccggtaaaatggcttcttcaaccacgccGAAAGACCcacgtcaaaattaaaatcaaaagtatgggaacaattcgtgtttcgcgaaggttctgatgcaaaggcaacttgcaaaacgtgttttgttgacgtaagttatcCACATGGTTTGTTTActtaactgtgtgcattctgttaagaaatcaaaaagaagttgtttatttactaacatgtttttttcttctgaTAAACACGTGATACATTTAGCATTCTATGTTATTTAAgaacaactcaacagaaagtTTTGTTCAAAaattttgttacttataaaacaatgttgcgttttcatattttataaaatataaaatttataaaaaattaaacactttaaatgtacagcataataagttaataacaaataccataCATATTATttcatgctctggacaaaccaa
This is a stretch of genomic DNA from Dreissena polymorpha isolate Duluth1 chromosome 7, UMN_Dpol_1.0, whole genome shotgun sequence. It encodes these proteins:
- the LOC127836908 gene encoding WD repeat-containing protein 37-like, with translation MRSPKATIRTDSSVNRLCVSQSQNMIAIPHDNRHIRLFDINGNRIGRLPRSSRTGHSKMVCSVAWAEDNPVCNLFSCGFDRQVLGWSINVQIKE